The genomic window CTTTACTCTGGCTAATTGCTTAGGTCTTGGATAAGTGCCAGCTCTCTCTGACCTTTGCCTTTGTATGACTCAGAAGCTGTAGATCCTCAACAGTGGGGGACTTCCTGGTATCGATGGCCCAATTATCATTCACTTCTACCTGAAAGAGAAACTGTCTGAAACAGATGGCAGAAACTGAGTTAGAATTCACAGGGCATTTTCCTAAATGTGGGCTCTGTTCAGTGCAAAGCTAGATTCTCACAGGTAGATACCAGCAGACCAGAAAGCAAAACTGTGGGGCAGAACTTCTCTATGATTCTTTACTTTTGCCCTAGGAGATGAGGTTCAGCAGACACTTTGCCTGGACAAACTCCTCTGTCGGATTTTTGGTTATGAAGGCTTCCTCCACACGGGCAGTGGAAATGTCTCTACTGCTAACCAGGGAGAGGTGAGATCACTTAATACTTCGCAATAGGTTCTTGGGGCCTAAATTTTAAGACTTTTCCAAAAGCATCCTTTGGGTTCATGACTTCCTCCTAAAGGTGGGTTAATAGTGCTTCCCTCTGTGTGTCTTCAATGATGAACGCTCTTGCATTTGCATATTCAAAACCCATAATCTATATCCAACCACATTTCAGTCACTAAAAGCTCCCACAGCacccagcatgaggacctgctctttcatatatttattttaaaatttatttaaaaaaatatctttttttagctccatccattttccttcaaaattcaaaacattgttttgagttaGGTAATcctgacagagaaagacaattatcacatgttctcactcataggtggtttttaaacataaagcagagaaaaccagcctacaaaccacaatcccagagaacttagagaaCAGGGAGGATACTAAGAGGGACTTACACAggtataatctacatgggaagtagaaaaagacaatatctcttgagtaaattgggagcatgaggaccctgggagagggttgaagcggggaggagagaggcagggaggggagcagagaaaaatgtagagttcaataaaaatcaataaaaaaaaccctatcttttCTCGTTTTACATgacaaatccatttcccactccctttcctcctcctgctccctccaccttctgccATCAGCCCCCATCCTATAcctcatccactcttcagagagaggaaaaggctccccatggggagtcaacaaattctagcacattactttgaggcaggaccaaggccctctcccctatatctaggctgaacaaggtattcctccagagagaatgggttccaaaaaccaGAACAAGCAGTCGGAATAAATCCTCCTCTCACCACCAGTGGCcgcacagtctgccccagccacacactGTCATCtgcattcagaggacctagtttggtcctatgctgattcTCTCTCAGGCCAGGCAAacagtttcagtgggtgtccccaccaTGGTGTTGGtctctttgcttgtattctcactcctccctctctttgactagactttgggagctcagcccaatgctctgCTGTGTttatctgcatctgcttccattagttacaGTCATCCATTCTTCTTTCATGAGCTTCCTCTTTGAGCACACAAACCCATCAGTGTATTTTACAAATGTCTTGTCTGAAGCACAGGATCTACCCTGGAGAAGGCTGTTGTCTTCTTTCTTCACAGATCATCTCCATCCAGTAcagcattaaaaaagaaacttacgatttattttaaattctctgtgtgtgtgtgtgtgagtgtgtgtgtgtgtgtgtgtgtgtgtgtaagtggtaTGTAGACATGAGTGCAGGTGCGTGTGGAGAAgaagtcagatgccctggagctggagttacaggtgattgtgctCTGTACTCCGAGGGAGTGAGCACAGAATTCTCAGTACTGCTCTGGAGAATGGTACTCTATCgtcacctctgagccatttctccactcCCAGTGTcacatttttaatgtatgtatttttattttttctctatctttcctCACTCCATTCCATTTTCCCCATCAGATGTGCATTTCCTCCTTTTAAATTGGCCTATATTAAAGAGTTTAATTTAATTACATGCAATTTCTGACTCACATAGTgacctttttataatttttactaaTTGATATGAATGCATTTCGAATGAAGTGAAGCCATTGGCCAATAGAATGGGCAATGAGTAGTTAGTCTCCAGGCATTTCTTCATCTTGATAATAGGAAGTGCTTCCATGAGGAATGCTGATCTGTCCCCAGCATTCTGCACTGGAGTGGCACTGTTCCCTTTCGTAAAGGATTCTGAAAGAATCTCTGTCCTCAGGCTCAAGAACCAGCAAGTCCTACAGAGGCCATGAACAACCTAAGCTGTTACAACCCAACTTCCTTCATCCTTGTTGGGATACCCGGGTTGGAAAAATTCCACATCTGGATCGGGATTCCCTTCTGTGTCATCTATGCTGTGGCCATTGTAGGCAACTGCATCCTCCTCTACCTGATTGCCGTGGAGCAGAGCCTCCATGAGCCCATGTTTATACTCCTGTCCATGCTGGCCAGCACAGACCTCATCTTGTCCACTACCACAGTACCCAAACTGCTGGGAAACCTCTGGTTTGGCTCCCAAGAGATTACCTTCTCTGGTTGTCTCACTCAGATGTTCTTTCTACACTTGAGCTTTGTAGTAGACTCGGCTATCCTGTTAGCCATGGCATTTGATCGCTATGTGGCTATCTGCTTGCCCTTGAGGTACAACACCATCCTGACCCCACAGGTCATTCTCAAGATTATGGTGAGCATTATTGTGAGGAGCTTCTTGGTCATCCTGCCAGTTGTTTTCCTTCTGAAGCGGTTGCCATATTGCAAGACACGTGTTATCCCTCACACATATTGTGAGCATATAGGCATTGCCAGGCTTTCCTCTGCAGACATCTCTATCAACATCTGGTATGGGTTTTCTGTTCCCCTCATGATTGTCATCTCCGATGTCATCCTGATTGCTGTATCCTACATCTTCATCCTCAGggcagtttttcttctctcctcccagggtGCCCGCCAAAAGGCCCTGAGCACATGCGGGTCCCATGTCTGTGTCATCCTCATGTTCTACACACCTGCCTTCTTCTCCATCCTTGCTCACCATTTTGGGCACAGTGTCCCTCGTAACGTTCTCATCTTATTTGCCAACCTTTATGTGGCCATCCCTCCTGCTCTAAATCCAATTGTTTATGGAGTGAAGACCAACAAGATCCAGGACaaattccttcttctcttctctttgggAAAGACACATTGAGTGAGCTTTTAAACTAAAGTTGGCAACATTGGTTTCGTGaaactttttatttcctatttatttgAAATGATATTGATCATTCTATTCGTGTACAAAACaggtgaagaggaggggaaagaggccTACCAGCCCTGTGGAAAAATCAAGGCCTCTTTTGCTTTAGCTCATACACTTTGGTGGATGAAGTTGATGATCTCTGAGTTAATTGAGCAACACCACAATCGACGTTTGCATTTCTTACTGATACATAATTTAAGGACTTGCATTTCCTATCACCCTTGAGTTCCACAGCTTCTGAACAAAGGCAGTATgctgtgcttttcctttttaagtacTTAGCAATTTTAATCCTTTCTGGTATAAATAATACGTTTTTTGCTTACATTGTTCTTTATGTTTcctttacttatttataaaatgaataaaaaagacaagcatctcacttttattccttttttctctgcCCTTGTTGAATTAAATAGAATTGTTCCTCttttattcctaattttattaattgcatgtttgaagaaaaatcatttttttggCTTATTGTGTTTTTTGTAGTAGtatattcaattaaaataatttgaaagagtAATGGCAGTTAGTTTAGTATACAGATGAGAATGGAGAGTTATATaggttatattatatattattagaCATAGTATGCATAAAGGGGGTTTCTGTAATTCTGAACTCtgaacaatatataaaataatcttgtgacttcatacacacagataattaattcctcaaaattaattttttcaaaattgaTAACCAGACTTTATGTAAGTACTCCTTTTTAAGCCACCAGACCTTCAGATCTTCCCTTTATAAAATGTGCGtctcctctgttttcctttatcaATGGCACTACCAAAAGCATAGATGTTAAAGGAGAAACTGCTGGCATGTATTCTGTTCCCTCATGTTGCTGTGTAGCAAAAATAGCCCAGCATTTGAATTGGTAGTAATGGGGGCAATCACCAAGATACCTATCTTCTCTGGACATTATAGAGTAGCATGCATACCTAATGACACTTGATTTCTGGAACAGGCCTTAGTACCTTAGGATTTTGAAGGTGAATGGATCAGGTGATACTTTCCCATACGAGGTGAGTCACTTTGTAACTTATCCTTTAGTGAGGCATAGTGGCTCTGGTGGGTTCCTTGGTAGGACTCTTCCTCCCGTCCAGGAGTATTTAAATGTGGGGAGATAATGTTTATGTCCTTCCAGATCTTGCAATTCCTAGAGGTAAAATGCTCATCTTGTTCTATTATGGTGAGATGCTGTGATCCAAGATTAACGGGGAAAGATGGGTGACTCTCATCATTGGGAACAAGAATAATTTTACTCATAACATAATTGATTGTTATTGTCTGGTCAAATTAGTTACTGTGGTGTGTCAAGAGCCCCCCTTTATGCTTTTATACTACAACACTTAGTAAGACTGCATTAAACACTGGCCTAAGGATATAATTAAGAATACccatgatttcttcctttttaagatttatagcTTCTTAAATGAGAAAGCCtcaggaaacaaaataagatgGTGTAATCAGCACTCTGATTTGATAATCATAGCTGCCTGTAAATATTTTCTAGCTTTCATATGGTGAGAAAAGTGTTGGGGACAGTGGATAAACACAAGTTTTCATCAAAAGAGTGGCATTTGAGCAAATCAAACAGGGACAGAGGGACATAGTAAACTATGATCTCACTTGTGGTGTGGAGAAGGGCCATATGAACTTTTCTCACTGAGTCTCACCTAGGATTGTTGCAGCCCTTCATCTGGCAAAGGGAATTATTGGCTGTCTTCAGATCACTATCTAGGAACCATATATCTACAATGAGATCAGTCACACCTAGGATCTGGCAAGGTAGGGGACCAAGAGATTTATGGAAATTCTTCACTGTGTACTGCAGAGGGATATGCACAAGAGAGCCAAGAGTGTGAGTAGAACTCATCCACTCAGGAAATGTGGTCTTAAGTTAGCTTGACCTTGTTGTCCTTGGCAGATAACAAAGAAGTGAACATGCTTTTAATAACtattaaaattactttctatAAGTTTTCAGTTGAGGTGTAAATGTATATTATCTGAGCAATGCTTGTTTTCTACATTATAATTTTACTTGAATTTTACACTGTAATTACGGTCACAGTATAgccttgtcttttattttttatttttgtatatatatataaccacaTCTTCAGGAATGGTTTTATATTTGAAGTCACTGGGGGAATGTGTATTTCTTGAATACATACCCTTAAATTAATTTTCAGGAATGATTTAtggtaaattctttaaaaaatagctatAACAGCTCCTTATAGCACCTGACACTTCCTAGGACTGGGTATCAATCAACCTTTGAGGGTCTTTGTTAAACTGACAATTGGTGCTGTTCATCTGTTAGAGAACACATTTAATAAAGAgattgaattttcttcttttacccaTTATCATATTCATATCCATTTTATCCTTTGGATCAATGGGCCTTACTTTTATAATCTGtaagaatattttgaatattagtagAGTTATATGCCTTCATTTGAAGTCAGCATTGGTTGTTGTACTTTTGACGTGAAATCTGTTGTCTCATTTTCCTTACAGCAGCTGAACCatcccatttcttttcctttttctccatgtagccaggctgtctttgaattggggatcctcttgcctcagtcttccaagggctgggattacagggctgTACTACCACATCTAGGCTTTTCAAGTTTTCTACTCTTTTCCTAGACACCATGTAGGTGTACATTTGATAGATGTGAGACATGCAGATAGTGCAGTTTATGCACAGCATTGGCATATCCAACAGGAAACCTCGCACCTTCATCTGAACCCTTTTGAAAACACCTTTGTATATCAGAATCTCCTGCATCTGGATCTTCTGATAATGGAGATACTGCCCAGAGTTCAGCATAAGTGAATACCACTGTTGACACCAACCTCTTGTATCTTCCTTTTTGGAAGTGATTGGCTTCCCACCTTCTTTATGCAGTGGTTGGGAAAGATAGACCTTAGATCATACCTTTTCTCCAGAAACAGTAAGCTCCTGCTTCCACAGTCAGCCTTGATGACAAGTAAACTAGAGGGAGTAAACTgggagatattttaaaaatatgttttgcatTTTCTGAAAGTAATTTCTGCATCTTttccaaaattttaattaaaaaaaaactagatgagTTTATATTAGGAAACAGGTCTTGGCAAGAGTGGATGGTATGTGGGATGGGGCCATTGGTGTAGCGTTAAGTAGATGCTCAGAGTGAGCACTTGCAATGTTGGAAACATTTAGAGACGAGGAGGGTTCTTGTGTGTGAGGGAGATATAATTAAGATAATGTGTAGGGATGGAAAACCTAATTATGTTCAACAGTCTTTGGAAAATAtcacaatagaaatgggttgaatcaatagAAAGACCAATAAGGTACTTCAGATGAAGAGGGCAGGCAGGAAATACCTAATCCCCAAACCAAGGAGGGACAGCTATATTTAAAATCAGAAACTTCAGAATGTTCACAGTAGGGGCCCAGTTAATGTCATCTCATTAGCAGAGATCACTTTGGTGCAGTTTGCACAAACAATAGTTAAGGATAGAGTACTGTAGAATTCTAAtactaaaggagaaaaaatagaaataattaaaaaggaatggTACTGAGATGGAAGCAAAAGGGTTGTGTATTGGATCACAAATGTaacagttttaaaagataaactttCAGTTACAATGAAGTCACACTAGGACGAGCCATTAAAAAGGTTAGACAGGGGCAAGAGTGACATTGTGTTGTGTTGCCAGGAGCCTGAGTATCTCTTGCTGGAATTTGCTTTGGTTGTGGGTAAGGGGTGGCCTCcatcttcttttctgagacagaccTGGCATAGTCACTTGTCAGACTGTCTTCTTTTGAATAGACTCCAGTCTAGGAATATCTGAAGGGAAGAAGAAGCCACTGACACCTGCAGTTTGATGGAGGAAGCttagcagcctgcctctgcttttggtCTGAATTCTCTACAGCAGTGAAGAGAACAGGGCAGACTCAGAGGATATGGTACAGTTGAGTGTGGAGAAGTAGGGAAGAACAGGGACCGTATGGTCTGCTTTGCTTTCAGACCTTGAGCCTATCTTCATGAAGCCCGACTAGCAACTGAATAATTAAATGGACCTCTGACTAACATTTAatcttcttttataattttttatactTGTGGTGATTGGACATaggacctcatacatgctaggcaagggctctaccactgagcagcCTACCTCATTTGTAACaatgaggggcctgcttgttgaggTTTCTATCCCTCCtgataccccacagccagcaagccccaaagaaaatcacacagagatctccataagttataaaactgattgtcccattagctcaggcttcctgttAACTCTTgcagcttatattaacccattattcttatctatattagccatgtggctcagtacctttttcagccagGCAGATTACATGctgtttcttctgtggtctgAACAGGAGtaggaggaatgggcttcctccttcctagcattctcctgttctcatcaccccgcctctacttcctgtctggttgacccacctatacttcctgtctggccaatcagtgtttatttaaaacatgattaacaaaatacagacaattctcctgcaccactctTTCAGTAATTGTGTGGTGTTATTTCATACACAAATTTCCCAAGGAAACTTTCTTGGGTTCCAATCAGCAGTCAGGATTGGATTCAGTCATACAACTTAAGTTTCtgggaaaacattttaatgatgCATGTTAGATGATTGAAAGTTTGGCaaaggttaatgaataaagagaaaagagtgaGAGATTGAgcatttctgaaaggaaaatgtaTTGGGGAAGTTTGTGTGGATCATTGTAACTATCAGgccatttttgttttcagtttatgACAGTCATTTAACCCATGCCCATAATGGCCACATTAAACCTCAGCAGCTTCAATCCAGACTTTTTCATTCTTCTGGGAATCCCAGGGCTAAAACTGTTCCTCATATGGATTGTGATTCCCTTCTTTATTATCTACCTTGTGGCCTTTGCAGGCAACAGAAACCTTCTCTAACTCATTTTTTGGAGCATAGCTGCAGGGGCccatgttctttttcctttccatgttAGCCGCTACAGATCTATGTAATACATGTGCTCCCCAAACCTTCAGCATCTTTTGTCTGGGTCCTCAGCAGATCATGTTTTCTGGATGTCTTACCCAGATGTTTtttcctctatttcagtcttGCTATGGATTCTTCTATCCTGTTGCTATGGCATTTGATCACTATGTTTCTATCTGCTTCCCCCTAAGATACACCACCATCATCTCTCATCAGATTATTACTAAAATTGTAGTGGCAATTGTCAGCAGGAGCTTTGTATCATCTTCCCATCAGTTAAAGTGGTTGCCTTTCTGCCGAGCGCTCATCGCTCCCCACACATACTGGGAGCACATAGGCATTGCTCGTCTGTCCTGTGCCGACTTCTCCATCAATATCTGCTATGACTTTGCAGTACCTATAATGACTGTCGTGTCAGACATGGATCCTGATTGACCTTTCCTACACTGTTATTCTTCATGCTGTCTTTAACTTCCCTCCCGGGACGCCCACCAGAAAGCCCTTAGCACATGTGGTTCCCACGTTTGTGTCATTCTTTCATTCCACACACCAGCCATGTTCTCTGCACTTGCCCACCATTTTAGTCACAATATCCCCCACTATTTCCATACACTGCTTGCCAGCCTCTATGTAGCCATCCCTCCTGCCAtcaaccccatccactccttctctctTATTTGCTCAGAAAGGGGGCAGGCCTCCATCTGGGTCTCTTAATGAGCTTGGTTTTACTAGATTCCCTTTGGACCCTAGTCACAATAACATATGCATCCCAAGCAACAAGAGAAGCCATTTCTAAACAGTCTAGTGAGTGATCCCAATTTTGATTATAACTGTCAGCCAGTAACAGCTGCCATCTGCATTAGTGACTCAGCTTGGACATCAGTTCAGTTGAGACTCTAGATAGCTATAGTAGATTATGAAAGACGGATATGTACTCAATTCATTGGTACACTTGGATACAGCATATTGTTGTACTGAATTATTTTACCACATGTgataaaattaggaaataagataaaaatgaaattatttatttttcagccGAGTAAGTACAAAGGTATCATGGTTGGCTAGGTTCAAATAAAACTTCTTCCCTCCCAGCAGTTTCAAATGATAACAGACTCTACATGTCTGCAGGGGATAGTATCATCTCTACCAAAGGCTGTGGGGATATTCTTTGTTAAAAAACAGAGAACTACTAAAAATGTATCTAATACATCTTTTCATCTGGAAAAGAAACTTCCAGGATTCTTAAGAGACATTTCCCTTAACATTATAACTCTTTGCCCAAACTATACAGTAGACAATTTAGAAAGTATTTCTTAAGTGGAGACAACCCTAAAACACCCAGAGAGACTAGAGTTTCTAGAACTGCTTATGAACATAACATTATCCAGTGACTGCTTAAAGGAGCATTGATAGGTATTATTCAATGAACAGAAAGTTTTGAGCTCATAACTCTCCAAACAGCAGAGGGAGggctcaaaaataatttaataaagacAACCCCACATGCTGTCAAAGTCCTTTTGAGGACACCACCAAGTAAAAGGCTCATGAATTGACAAATGCCAGAATCACCTAGTATCAGGCTCTGATACTTGATCTCCCGAGAATCACTTTTACTAAGAATGAGGCTTTAAACCCTATCGATTGTTCCCTGACAGTTCTTGTTCTCAGTCAATACCTGATTGTCTGGAAACAGTTGAAGCAACATGAGGGATGACTTAAAAGATGTGCCCATTCCATGTTTGGACAACACTGTCTTCACAGATGGGAGCAGTTTCATGAAAGGTGGCTCTGCTATGCTGGAGCTGCCATCACACTGGTTGACAGAACTGTCATCTGGTCCCAGCCATTACCAAAAGGAACACCTGACTAGAGGGCCAAACTGATAGCCTTGAACAGGCACCAGTAGAGCCTATCCAAATCATAAATCATGACACCAatgtaagggtttttttttccagcataaGGGCATCttggcagttgggagccaaggaatgcCACAAAATCACACCAGACAACAAATCTCATGCAAAAGATATAAATCTTTTatagagaaatggggagaaacaCAGAGTGACAGCTGCCTCTGATTGGAAAGAGAGACATCAGAGGTTTGCACAGATGGGTAGGAAATTATAGGGTCCTTGGAGCATGCACAGTGAGCTAGTGGAAAAGTACAGCGCAGCCAGAAGTAAGTATTGCGTGGCAATTAACTCTGAAACAAGGCCATTAACACTGAGTCATGGGGGCAGGAGTTTCCAAGTCTAGGAGCTGATGGTCATCTCTTCTTGAAAACAGCTAATATGAGGGACGTGGCCAGGCAACACAACAAAGCTGCAAATTCAACTCATTATCTATCACTTTGAATTCTCCCTGTACTCGGCAATTCCTTCCTTTTTACTAAGTCACTTTCTCCAGTAATGTAACATTCTGGTTACATTATTTATCCAAAGTCTGTGaatctgttttccttttagtGTAAGGCTATACTAACTTCTTCctttgaattagaaaaaaaaaatcatactttgaaagaaaatcttgCTGTGGCTAGTGTGTATCCCCTGAGATCATTTCTGAAATGTACATCTATTTTTAGCATCTGGGACCATCAGTGCTTTGAGTCAAGCTCAGCCTCTCTGGATCAAGAACGCCATCACAAGTTAGGGGTAAATAGGACCAGAACTCACATTCCAGGAACTGTTAGTGTGCTGCATCGACTTTTCTCTTGAGCGTTGAGACTGGGGTGAGTGTTTAATAAATAGAATGGGCTGTAAATAAAGTCAAGAATAATTCtgtgaaagcagaaagagaggtaggggagggcagaagagatgaCAGCCATGCAGAAATACTGATGCTATTCCTTTCTTTTCACTCCTCATAGGTCATCTCAGACTAATCCCCATTCTAAAGAAACTAGTTCCTTAAGCCCCTCAGTATTTGAGTAATTATAACACGTAACATATATCAACATTTCATAAGCAagtgatgtatgtgtgtacacacatgcccacatgtaTGAATCCTTCATGTGGCTGTCTGAGGATTTAATCTCTGGCTGTCTTTCTTGTGATCTCAAGATAGGGTGAATGGATCTCTAAGAGAAGTCATCCTTAAAACAACGCGGTGAGTATTTTTGGAGTCTTTAAAAATCTTCATTGTACATATTTAAGGTATAAAATATGATGTTATGAGGAATTACAGGTAAGAAAATTGTCTCTAAAGTGGAAAACCTTAGTCGTAGCTTGCTCTCACATCAGACCAACTGGATAAAAATAACAACTCTCATATTTTTTAATGGGTAGCATTGTTCTCGAGTTCTTAAGGCTCCACACAGTATCTCCAGAAATTACAATTTATCTATGCAGTATTTAAACACAGATGAtaccttttaaatttaatttgccTTATGTAGATAGCCCTGGAATATCATGTGTATAAATTTTGAAGTTGTGACAAGCAAATATATCCTTGCTGCAACATTTTCTTGTGAAAACTGCTGATTAAACCTACCAATAGAAAATTTCCTTTACTAAATAGTGTACTCATTCTTGCGACCTTGCTCTGCTCTTCATAGTGCACAAAACATGTTTGCTCCTTATGTATTAAGGACCTCAAATGCTGCAATCATTCTTTGATCCccaagaaaactgagaaaaactcAGCAACTCTGGAAACTTGTTGGGGAGCTTTCTCATTTCATATACTGTGGGCATTTACGTAGCCCAGTTAAATGAGGACCAGCCTTGAATATGTTCGAAGTGAGACCTTGATTTGAGGAATAGTGAAACCATAGGTCCTGACACCCAAGGGCACAACTCAAGAGAGGACATACACTTTTCAATGTGAGCTTTGCAAACGAAGTTATCTCTTTTTAGAACTGAGTACATAAGCCAATGAATCACACTTCCAAATCATAAGAAATAATAGtgaacattttaattaatgtgcATCAAGTTATTTAGGCTACATTATGGATTTCACACACCTTCTGAATTATTAATATATGAATGAAGGACTATTATCTGTATTTTACTAAGGATagttgtcaatttttaaaaagttagtacCATTAGCAAGTAACTGTAGCAGAGACATATTTTCACCCAGGCCGTCTACATCTAGGCTCTAGTtttcagcctggactatagaacAAGAGCTGCTAAAGTCAAGCTGCCTGAAAGATGTTTAAAGAACTTGAAGACTTGGATTTGGAGAATAGTTATCATTTCTTCCAGGAAGACTTCTGTGCGTAGAAGCTGGCTGTGATATATCTTCACAGTACACACCAAAGCAGCATTCTCTTCTCAGACGGGCATTTCTTGTTGCTTTAGTGTGTTTTCTTACTGCAGCTACATGTTGAATGTAGCATCAAGCTGTGAAATATCTGAGGCAGGCTTTCTCAAACCGATATGCCTTTCATATGGCATATTTCCCACACaagtctgttctttttgtttcgttttgaaGATCAGGTGTCTCTGGCTAACAGGCCAGTCACaagtctgtttctgtttgttatcTGACAGCTCTCCCACAGCACCCATCTGTCAGGACTGAGTGGCTCTGACATATTCTGCATTAAGTCAGGAAAGTCTAGAGATAGTCTATAAGCAAACTCATGCATATGTCATATCTAGAAACAGACATGTATTAGATAGATTCAGTTCAATTAAGTTATGTATTATTAATCTTAAAAGTTAATTAATCTTATACAAGCTATAGTATATTCAAGAAGAGGTGATAAAGAGCCTTTCCtgaaatatagatatatacagtGAGGAGAACATGGCAGAAACCACACATCTGAGGAAGGAATGCCTTATGTTGCTCTTAGAAAGCGTTCCCGGGAAGCACTTACCATTTTTCAGCAATAGTCACTTTTCCAAGTCTATTAGAAAATGTAACTGCTGAGCTCAAGGATTTTCTCATTGTTTATTAAGAATTTATTGATCTAGTGTCAGTAAGGCACTCATGCCGgacatgaagaaaaattaaaaatttgaaactttACAGTAtaatgaagtgtgtgtggggaacacacacacacacacatatatattatgtattaagcaattaaaaatgtttacgtgtgtgtgtgtatatcactATGTGTGAGCAGATGCCATCTGACTGACAGCAGGGTTAGGTGACAGTGGAAA from Microtus ochrogaster isolate Prairie Vole_2 unplaced genomic scaffold, MicOch1.0 UNK73, whole genome shotgun sequence includes these protein-coding regions:
- the LOC102001337 gene encoding LOW QUALITY PROTEIN: olfactory receptor 52H1-like (The sequence of the model RefSeq protein was modified relative to this genomic sequence to represent the inferred CDS: deleted 2 bases in 1 codon); translation: MNNLSCYNPTSFILVGIPGLEKFHIWIGIPFCVIYAVAIVGNCILLYLIAVEQSLHEPMFILLSMLASTDLILSTTTVPKLLGNLWFGSQEITFSGCLTQMFFLHLSFVVDSAILLAMAFDRYVAICLPLRYNTILTPQVILKIMVSIIVRSFLVILPVVFLLKRLPYCKTRVIPHTYCEHIGIARLSSADISINIWYGFSVPLMIVISDVILIAVSYIFILRAVFLLSSQGARQKALSTCGSHVCVILMFYTPAFFSILAHHFGHSVPRNVLILFANLYVAIPPALNPIVYGVKTNKIQDKFLLLFFGKDTLSELLN